The Streptomyces camelliae genome window below encodes:
- a CDS encoding serine hydrolase domain-containing protein — protein MVSARVGQGAVLGAIALSLLAVPARAATAEPDTPRGASLAAPDTAGVAAALKSSVEAGAPGAMALIDDHGKTYKVTRGLADRGTRRALSTDDRFRIGSVTKTFSAVVLLQLADEHRLALDAPVNHYLPKLLPDDRITVRQVLGHRSGLYDYTNDMFADSVAGFEAVRNKVFTYRQLVELSLKKPRTNAPGAAYSYSNTNFVIAGMLIEKLTGQSVRTAYEDRIFKPLKLRDTFYVHPETTIPGRYAHGYLTPDTAGEPLVDATVQTVSWAQSAGAIISSARDLDTFYSALLSGRLMSAARLGEMERFSAVNATTAYGLGLRRRALSCGVFVYGHTGIVQGYYTYAFATKDGSRSVAAVANTSNNGQVQSAMGGVLESAFCGAAKSAKGLGAASGELLHEGRALSPM, from the coding sequence ATGGTGTCAGCAAGGGTGGGGCAAGGTGCGGTCCTCGGCGCGATCGCGCTGTCGCTTCTCGCGGTTCCGGCACGGGCCGCGACGGCGGAGCCGGACACGCCGAGGGGAGCGTCGCTCGCGGCGCCCGACACCGCGGGGGTGGCCGCGGCGCTGAAGTCGTCGGTGGAGGCGGGCGCGCCGGGTGCCATGGCACTGATCGACGACCACGGCAAGACGTACAAGGTGACCCGCGGCCTCGCCGACCGCGGCACCCGGCGGGCCCTCAGCACCGACGACCGGTTCCGTATCGGCAGCGTCACCAAGACCTTCTCGGCCGTCGTCCTGCTCCAGCTCGCCGACGAACACCGGCTGGCACTCGACGCGCCGGTCAACCACTATCTGCCGAAGCTGCTGCCGGACGACCGGATCACCGTCCGCCAGGTGCTCGGCCACCGCAGCGGGCTGTACGACTACACCAATGACATGTTCGCCGACAGCGTCGCCGGCTTCGAGGCGGTGCGGAACAAGGTCTTCACCTACCGTCAGCTGGTCGAGCTCTCCCTGAAGAAGCCCCGCACCAACGCGCCCGGCGCCGCGTACTCCTACTCCAACACCAACTTCGTCATCGCCGGGATGCTCATCGAGAAGCTCACGGGTCAGTCCGTGCGGACCGCGTACGAGGACCGCATCTTCAAGCCCCTCAAGCTGCGCGACACGTTCTACGTCCACCCCGAGACCACGATCCCCGGCCGGTACGCCCACGGCTACCTCACCCCCGACACTGCCGGTGAGCCGCTGGTCGACGCCACCGTCCAGACCGTGTCCTGGGCACAGAGCGCGGGGGCGATCATCTCCAGCGCGCGGGATCTGGACACGTTCTACTCCGCGCTGCTGAGCGGCAGGCTGATGTCCGCCGCGCGGCTCGGCGAGATGGAGCGGTTCAGCGCGGTGAACGCGACGACCGCGTACGGGCTCGGGCTGCGGCGGCGTGCGCTGTCGTGCGGGGTGTTCGTGTACGGGCACACCGGGATCGTGCAGGGGTACTACACGTATGCCTTCGCCACGAAGGATGGTTCACGCAGTGTCGCGGCTGTCGCCAACACGTCCAACAACGGGCAGGTGCAGAGTGCGATGGGGGGTGTGCTGGAGTCCGCGTTCTGTGGGGCGGCGAAGTCGGCCAAGGGCTTGGGGGCGGCAAGCGGGGAACTCCTCCATGAGGGCCGGGCGTTGTCCCCGATGTGA
- a CDS encoding M4 family metallopeptidase: MRRPHIRGVAVAIAVTTAATGLAGTAFAGSGTGVERSAASAGTNASAVVKAAQAAAFAHASATGVSKGDELHAQDVMIDPEGARHVRFVRTLSGMPVLGGDLVVHLDRTLAYTGVTRAADHAVAPAASRARLTADQAAAKAAQAAKGEAGSAQLVVDARDGAAALAYQVTVTDRQGTSTVVVDAVTGKVRSNTPDSDEFLSPKLLADLRGRGETLDPATGTAAPEAGLLGSGVSGATTYPSPARGTGKTLFVGSVGLTTTATSKGHYRLKDPSRYGTETRDAKGTYTEKFSAGTAFTSTTDVWGNGTTGNRASAAADAQYGITKTLDFYKAAFGRKGIADNSKAAQGMVHWGSKVANAFWDPTCTCMLYGDGDGKTFKKPLVVLDVTGHELTHGVVDATAKLEPTFVDAKGNQYGEPGALNESLADIFGSNVEFYANNPKDTPDYLIGEKLGLAQKFLRRLDHPSLDKLEHTIDYWSPDAYYTEVHAGSGVSSHAYYLLAEGSGKKTINGVAYDSPTYNRATVKGIGRAKATAIFYRALTRYMVSTTDFHQARIATLKAAQDLYGANSIEYKTVDTAWAAVNVTVANTPAARH; the protein is encoded by the coding sequence GTGCGTAGACCGCACATACGCGGCGTAGCCGTCGCCATCGCGGTGACGACCGCTGCCACGGGACTGGCCGGTACGGCCTTCGCGGGCTCCGGCACGGGGGTGGAGCGGTCCGCCGCGTCCGCCGGCACGAACGCCTCGGCGGTGGTGAAGGCGGCGCAGGCCGCGGCCTTCGCGCACGCCTCGGCGACCGGCGTCTCGAAGGGCGACGAACTGCACGCCCAGGACGTGATGATCGACCCCGAGGGCGCCCGGCACGTGCGCTTCGTCCGGACGCTGAGCGGCATGCCGGTGCTCGGCGGCGACCTCGTCGTCCACCTCGACCGCACGCTGGCCTACACGGGCGTGACCCGCGCGGCCGACCACGCCGTAGCGCCGGCCGCCTCCCGGGCCAGGCTGACCGCGGACCAGGCCGCCGCCAAGGCCGCCCAGGCCGCCAAGGGCGAGGCAGGCAGCGCCCAGCTCGTGGTCGACGCCCGCGACGGCGCCGCCGCCCTCGCCTACCAGGTGACGGTGACCGACCGGCAGGGCACCAGCACCGTCGTCGTCGACGCCGTCACCGGCAAGGTGCGCAGCAACACGCCCGACAGCGACGAGTTCCTGTCGCCGAAGCTGCTCGCCGACCTGCGGGGGCGCGGCGAGACGCTCGACCCGGCCACCGGCACGGCCGCCCCCGAGGCCGGCCTGCTCGGCTCCGGCGTCTCCGGTGCCACCACGTACCCCTCGCCCGCGAGGGGCACCGGCAAGACCCTCTTCGTGGGCAGCGTCGGCCTGACCACCACGGCCACCTCCAAGGGCCACTACCGGCTCAAGGACCCGAGCCGGTACGGCACCGAGACGCGTGACGCCAAGGGCACGTACACCGAGAAGTTCAGCGCGGGCACGGCGTTCACCAGCACGACCGACGTGTGGGGCAACGGCACCACCGGCAACCGGGCCAGCGCCGCCGCGGACGCCCAGTACGGCATCACCAAGACCCTGGACTTCTACAAGGCCGCCTTCGGCCGCAAGGGCATCGCCGACAACAGCAAGGCCGCCCAGGGCATGGTCCACTGGGGCAGCAAGGTCGCCAACGCCTTCTGGGACCCGACCTGCACCTGCATGCTGTACGGCGACGGCGACGGCAAGACCTTCAAGAAGCCGCTCGTCGTCCTCGACGTCACCGGCCACGAGCTGACCCACGGCGTGGTCGACGCGACCGCGAAGCTGGAGCCGACCTTCGTCGACGCCAAGGGCAACCAGTACGGCGAACCCGGCGCGCTGAACGAGTCCCTCGCGGACATCTTCGGCTCGAACGTCGAGTTCTACGCCAACAACCCCAAGGACACGCCGGACTACCTGATCGGCGAGAAGCTGGGCCTCGCGCAGAAGTTCCTGCGCCGCCTCGACCACCCGTCGCTCGACAAGCTTGAGCACACCATCGACTACTGGTCGCCGGACGCCTACTACACCGAGGTGCACGCGGGCTCCGGTGTCTCCTCGCACGCCTACTACCTTCTCGCCGAGGGCAGCGGCAAGAAGACGATCAACGGCGTCGCCTACGACTCGCCGACGTACAACCGCGCCACGGTCAAGGGCATCGGCCGCGCCAAGGCCACCGCCATCTTCTACCGTGCGCTCACCCGCTACATGGTCTCCACGACCGACTTCCACCAGGCGCGCATCGCGACGCTGAAGGCGGCCCAGGACCTGTACGGCGCGAACAGCATCGAGTACAAGACGGTGGACACGGCGTGGGCCGCGGTCAACGTCACCGTCGCCAACACGCCGGCCGCCCGTCACTGA
- a CDS encoding threonine/serine dehydratase, giving the protein MIGISDIEAAAERIAGHVVRTPTVPSPGLTALLGAPVTTKLELLQRTGSFKARGATAKLLSLSEAERAAGVVAVSGGNHGIALAVMAAALDVKATVVMPRTAPARSVELAEAAGASVRLTDGMGSAFELVLRLRDEGLTLVHPFDDPVVIAGQGTVGLEFAEDARELTDVIVSVGGGGLIAGVAAALRARRPDVRVWGVETAGAEAMSAALKAGGPLQVPVSSLVTTLSAPSVSQLTYDHVSALVEEVLVVPDREAVQGCLDLADHAKVWAEPAAGCLLPAARQVLARVGDGARLGLVVCGGNTTPRELMGWADEFGLR; this is encoded by the coding sequence TTGATCGGCATCTCGGACATCGAAGCCGCCGCGGAACGGATCGCCGGGCACGTGGTACGGACGCCGACCGTACCGAGCCCGGGGCTGACCGCGCTGCTCGGCGCCCCGGTCACCACCAAGCTCGAACTCCTCCAGCGCACCGGCTCGTTCAAGGCACGCGGGGCCACGGCGAAGCTGCTGTCGCTGAGCGAGGCCGAGCGGGCGGCCGGCGTGGTCGCGGTCAGCGGCGGCAACCATGGCATCGCCCTCGCGGTGATGGCGGCGGCCCTCGATGTGAAGGCGACCGTGGTGATGCCCCGGACCGCTCCCGCGCGTTCCGTCGAACTCGCCGAGGCGGCCGGGGCGTCGGTGCGGCTGACCGACGGCATGGGCAGCGCGTTCGAGCTGGTGCTCCGGCTGCGGGACGAGGGGCTGACCCTGGTCCACCCGTTCGACGACCCGGTCGTGATCGCCGGACAGGGCACCGTGGGGCTGGAGTTCGCCGAGGACGCGCGGGAGCTGACGGATGTGATCGTCAGCGTCGGCGGTGGAGGACTGATCGCCGGAGTGGCGGCCGCGCTGCGCGCCCGGCGCCCGGACGTGCGGGTGTGGGGCGTGGAGACGGCGGGCGCCGAGGCGATGTCGGCCGCGCTGAAGGCCGGCGGTCCGCTTCAGGTGCCGGTGTCCTCGCTCGTCACCACACTGAGCGCGCCGTCCGTGTCCCAGCTGACCTATGACCATGTCTCCGCGCTGGTGGAGGAGGTGCTCGTGGTGCCGGACCGGGAGGCGGTGCAGGGCTGTCTGGACCTCGCCGACCACGCCAAGGTGTGGGCCGAGCCGGCCGCGGGCTGTCTGCTGCCGGCGGCCCGGCAGGTGCTGGCCCGGGTCGGTGACGGCGCCCGGCTGGGCCTCGTGGTGTGCGGCGGGAACACGACACCCCGGGAACTCATGGGATGGGCCGATGAGTTCGGGCTGAGGTGA
- a CDS encoding polyprenyl synthetase family protein translates to MTTVQAPPRAPEVLARCRELVRPALEEAVGGMHPWVAEMAGYSFGWCEVGGAPAAAPGGKGVRQALAVLGAEAAGADGRAGVPAAVAVELVHAFSLLHDDIMDGDGTRRRRPAVWRAYGTGPAVLAGDALFALAVETLATAAGGPGTLRLLSAALADLVRGQADDLLFTARPHAGPQRVTPEEYRAMAEGKTGALLGCALALGAALGGAPEATVGVLARAGRHLGIAFQLVDDVLGIWGDPAVTGKPADGDLRMRKMTYPVLVALGSPVAGRLPALLGRPERATEAAALVEAAGGRSAALAEARTHTAAARALLAEAPLAAGAAGQLHTLLDHLADREL, encoded by the coding sequence ATGACCACCGTACAAGCTCCGCCTCGCGCGCCCGAAGTCCTCGCTCGCTGCCGGGAGTTGGTGCGGCCGGCGCTGGAGGAGGCGGTGGGCGGGATGCATCCGTGGGTGGCCGAGATGGCCGGGTACTCCTTCGGCTGGTGCGAGGTCGGCGGGGCGCCCGCGGCCGCGCCGGGCGGCAAGGGCGTACGGCAGGCGCTCGCGGTGCTCGGCGCCGAGGCGGCGGGCGCCGACGGCCGGGCCGGCGTACCGGCGGCGGTGGCGGTGGAACTGGTGCACGCGTTCTCGCTGCTGCACGACGACATCATGGACGGCGACGGCACCCGGCGCCGCCGCCCGGCCGTGTGGCGGGCCTACGGCACCGGACCGGCCGTACTCGCCGGGGACGCCCTGTTCGCCCTCGCGGTGGAGACCCTGGCCACGGCGGCGGGCGGTCCCGGCACCCTGCGGCTGCTGTCTGCGGCCCTCGCCGACCTGGTGCGCGGGCAGGCCGACGACCTGCTGTTCACCGCCCGGCCGCACGCCGGACCGCAGCGGGTGACGCCCGAGGAGTACCGGGCGATGGCGGAGGGCAAGACCGGCGCGCTGCTGGGCTGCGCCCTCGCGCTGGGCGCCGCGCTCGGCGGGGCGCCCGAGGCCACGGTCGGCGTGCTGGCACGGGCCGGCCGGCACCTCGGCATCGCCTTCCAGCTGGTCGACGACGTGCTGGGCATCTGGGGCGATCCGGCCGTCACCGGCAAGCCGGCGGACGGCGATCTGCGGATGCGCAAGATGACATACCCGGTGCTGGTCGCGCTCGGTTCCCCGGTGGCCGGCCGGCTGCCCGCACTGCTCGGCCGGCCGGAGCGGGCCACGGAAGCCGCCGCACTGGTCGAGGCGGCGGGCGGCCGTTCAGCGGCGCTGGCCGAGGCGCGGACGCACACGGCCGCCGCACGGGCGCTGCTCGCCGAAGCACCGCTGGCCGCCGGAGCCGCCGGGCAGCTGCACACGCTGCTGGACCATCTGGCGGACCGTGAGCTGTGA
- a CDS encoding tetratricopeptide repeat protein, with translation MYGKAFAPEYQGALTSLSVNSSLVDVLAEATARLREAERAGRPGEAARCGLAVAEAQRRLGRIEDADRAWKASYRAARQAGDTGAMAWALWSGGTLARQRGAFPLAWRLLGLAADLGERGGDVVVRGYSLAGLAETGRIQGDYAAVGRLHEQLLAEARRRGEARHTVWALEGIAQMHRNTGDFDRAYALFEEAARIAERAEDRRGHAWALRGLADILSVRDKDTEGALELLSRAEAGCRAMNLSSALAYNHKMRGNVLYRAGRYAEARKLYELALEEFRAMGEPRGTALARLGLAKSLAQLGRDRAETAAELADLARTLERGGLKHAREMVARAQEEFGLGMEGVR, from the coding sequence ATGTACGGCAAGGCTTTCGCCCCGGAGTACCAGGGCGCCCTGACCTCCCTCTCCGTGAACTCCTCGCTGGTCGACGTGCTGGCCGAGGCCACCGCGCGGCTGCGTGAGGCCGAGCGGGCCGGGCGCCCCGGCGAGGCCGCCCGCTGTGGGCTCGCCGTCGCCGAGGCCCAGCGTCGGCTCGGCCGGATCGAGGACGCGGACCGGGCCTGGAAGGCGAGTTACCGCGCCGCCCGCCAGGCCGGCGACACCGGCGCGATGGCGTGGGCGCTGTGGAGCGGCGGCACTCTCGCCCGGCAGCGCGGCGCGTTTCCGCTGGCCTGGCGGCTGCTCGGGCTCGCCGCCGACCTCGGTGAGCGCGGCGGGGACGTGGTGGTGCGCGGCTACTCCCTGGCGGGGCTGGCGGAGACCGGTCGCATCCAGGGCGACTACGCGGCGGTGGGCCGGCTGCACGAGCAGCTGCTGGCCGAGGCCCGCCGGCGCGGGGAGGCCCGGCACACGGTGTGGGCGCTGGAGGGCATCGCGCAGATGCACCGCAACACCGGGGACTTCGACCGGGCGTACGCACTGTTCGAGGAGGCGGCCCGGATAGCCGAGCGGGCCGAGGACCGGCGGGGGCACGCCTGGGCACTGCGCGGGCTCGCCGACATCCTCTCGGTCCGCGACAAGGACACCGAGGGCGCCCTGGAGCTGCTCTCGCGGGCGGAGGCCGGCTGCCGCGCGATGAATCTGTCCAGCGCGCTCGCCTACAACCACAAGATGCGCGGCAACGTCCTCTACCGCGCCGGGCGTTACGCCGAAGCGCGAAAGCTGTACGAGCTGGCGCTGGAGGAGTTCCGCGCGATGGGCGAGCCGCGCGGCACGGCGCTGGCCCGGCTGGGGCTGGCCAAGTCGCTGGCTCAGCTCGGCCGGGACCGCGCCGAGACGGCGGCCGAACTCGCCGATCTGGCCCGGACATTGGAGCGCGGCGGGCTCAAGCACGCGCGGGAGATGGTGGCCCGCGCCCAGGAGGAGTTCGGTCTCGGCATGGAGGGGGTGCGATGA
- a CDS encoding ROK family transcriptional regulator → MPSTPHAETFPAPTPAVSQVFTTVLSHGPLTRLEAGRRAGLSPAAVTKAVRPLLAAGYLAEDADEDARPTPGRPATLVRVNGERALFLGVKVTGTELIAVLTDLCCRIRLDRRRPLPDRAPGAVLTSIAGLVQELLAHAAESDAPVAGLGIAVSGDVDRAEGVVRYSPFLDWRDVPLAELAATTTGLPVTVDNDVRALTVAEQWFGAGAGLAGFALVTVGAGIGCGLVVHGQVVAGAHGVAGEIGHVVVDPAGPECHCGNRGCVEAIAGESAIVARMREVTGRQVDDSAQAVALAHEGVPGAREVYARAGEAIGRGIATVANLLGPERVIISGEGLAAYDLFAGRIRQAFTAAAFGSAARCDVLTRPLPFEQWARGAAAVAIQSFITQPPGIGQG, encoded by the coding sequence ATGCCCTCGACCCCGCACGCCGAGACCTTCCCGGCACCCACGCCGGCCGTCTCGCAGGTCTTCACGACGGTGCTGTCCCACGGCCCGCTGACCCGTCTGGAGGCGGGCCGCCGGGCCGGCCTGTCCCCGGCCGCGGTCACCAAGGCCGTACGTCCCCTGCTCGCCGCCGGTTATCTGGCGGAGGACGCCGACGAGGACGCTCGGCCCACCCCGGGCCGGCCCGCCACCCTGGTCCGGGTCAACGGTGAACGGGCCCTGTTCCTCGGCGTGAAGGTCACCGGCACCGAGCTGATCGCCGTCCTGACGGACCTGTGCTGCCGTATCCGCCTCGACCGCCGCAGGCCCCTGCCGGACCGCGCGCCCGGGGCCGTGCTGACCTCGATCGCCGGCCTCGTCCAGGAACTCCTCGCCCACGCGGCCGAGTCGGACGCCCCGGTGGCCGGGCTCGGCATCGCCGTCTCCGGCGACGTCGACCGCGCCGAGGGCGTCGTACGCTACTCGCCGTTCCTGGACTGGCGGGACGTGCCGCTCGCCGAACTCGCCGCCACCACCACCGGGTTGCCCGTCACCGTCGACAACGACGTGCGCGCGCTGACCGTCGCCGAGCAGTGGTTCGGCGCCGGCGCGGGACTCGCCGGCTTCGCCCTCGTGACGGTCGGCGCGGGCATCGGCTGCGGACTCGTCGTGCACGGGCAGGTGGTCGCCGGCGCCCATGGCGTGGCCGGGGAGATCGGGCACGTCGTCGTGGACCCCGCCGGACCCGAGTGCCACTGCGGCAACCGGGGCTGTGTCGAGGCGATCGCCGGCGAGTCCGCGATCGTCGCCCGCATGCGCGAGGTGACGGGACGTCAAGTGGACGACAGCGCACAGGCGGTGGCACTCGCACACGAAGGCGTGCCCGGGGCCCGGGAGGTGTACGCGCGGGCCGGGGAGGCCATCGGCCGGGGCATCGCCACCGTGGCCAATCTGCTCGGCCCCGAGCGCGTGATCATCTCCGGCGAGGGGCTCGCCGCCTACGACCTCTTCGCCGGCCGGATCCGCCAGGCGTTCACCGCGGCCGCCTTCGGCTCCGCCGCCCGCTGCGACGTCCTGACCCGCCCGCTGCCCTTCGAGCAGTGGGCGCGCGGCGCCGCGGCCGTCGCGATCCAGTCCTTCATCACCCAGCCCCCCGGCATCGGACAGGGCTGA
- a CDS encoding AIM24 family protein produces the protein MKGDLFSSAHVVQPAVAPGMSVENAKCLRYAVSGEMYARQGAMVAYRGDLKFERKGQGVGGMLKRAVTGEGLPLMAVRGQGEAWFAHEAQNCFIVEVEAGDRFTVNGRNVLCFDPSLSYEIKTVKGSGIAGGGLFNSVFSGQGRLGLVCEGNPLVIPVSAQAPVYVDTDAVVGWTAQLQTSLHRSQSIGSMLRGGSGEAVQLMLQGEGFVVVRPSEATPQKAQQH, from the coding sequence ATGAAGGGTGATCTCTTTTCCAGTGCGCACGTGGTGCAGCCGGCCGTGGCGCCGGGCATGTCCGTCGAGAACGCCAAGTGCCTCCGCTACGCGGTGAGCGGCGAGATGTACGCCCGCCAGGGCGCGATGGTCGCCTACCGGGGCGACCTGAAGTTCGAGCGCAAGGGCCAGGGCGTCGGCGGCATGCTGAAGCGTGCGGTCACCGGTGAGGGGCTGCCCCTCATGGCGGTGCGCGGGCAGGGCGAGGCCTGGTTCGCGCACGAGGCGCAGAACTGCTTCATCGTCGAGGTCGAAGCGGGTGACCGGTTCACCGTCAACGGGCGCAACGTGCTGTGCTTCGACCCCTCGTTGTCGTACGAGATCAAGACGGTGAAGGGGTCGGGCATCGCCGGCGGCGGGCTGTTCAACAGCGTGTTCAGCGGGCAGGGCCGGCTCGGTCTGGTCTGCGAGGGCAATCCGCTGGTCATCCCGGTCTCCGCGCAGGCCCCGGTGTACGTCGACACGGACGCGGTGGTCGGCTGGACCGCGCAGCTGCAGACCTCGCTGCACCGCTCCCAGTCCATCGGGTCGATGCTGCGCGGCGGTTCGGGCGAGGCCGTGCAGCTGATGCTCCAGGGCGAGGGCTTCGTCGTGGTGCGACCGAGCGAGGCGACCCCGCAGAAGGCCCAGCAGCACTGA
- a CDS encoding serine/threonine-protein kinase → MTMVKAHVSAHELVAGRYRLLEVFARETNRLWWYAEDVTADQPRLVAQTALPEPFTDDTVRRVTARVVRTSETMRLLRPAQVAAVVDAVVEAGTLWTVTEWIDGTPLTELLDREGAFNPVRSARIGLELLDVLQAAHDEGITHGELSPGQVFVPEGGPVIVTGFGLAGATLVPRLTAPSYASPEQARDERIGPAADLWALGALLYTMVEGRPPYRDRGRPEATLKAVDRLPLRTPLRAGPLNQAVQGLLRKSSRERLTRQVVRAALTRALDGDGEADQPAAPVPRLRGVHPSVRLPGGVHGRRVLAAGSALAVVTVAVTALAVTHQLPGTGTAHAPDRPATSAAPVTPAAPAERPSVSAKPTPTPTPTASAAAPAALPAGYHRYTAPEGFSVALPDGWKRLVTTRVTDSYRITFGTGGSSPTLAVTYSEHAGPDPVAVWQDDVEPHLERLPGYQDVADAHATTYRGHKAADLEWLSGTGSARVHTFGRGFLLGGGRSFSLRFTTPAATWDDAANRLALKTFLATFREPRD, encoded by the coding sequence ATGACCATGGTCAAGGCGCACGTCTCCGCACACGAGTTGGTCGCCGGACGGTACCGGCTCCTGGAGGTCTTCGCCCGCGAGACGAACCGCTTGTGGTGGTACGCCGAGGACGTGACGGCGGACCAGCCCCGGCTGGTGGCCCAGACCGCCCTGCCGGAGCCGTTCACCGACGACACCGTGCGCCGGGTCACGGCCCGGGTCGTCCGGACCTCGGAGACCATGCGGCTGCTGCGCCCCGCCCAGGTCGCCGCGGTCGTGGACGCCGTGGTGGAGGCCGGCACCCTGTGGACGGTCACCGAGTGGATCGACGGCACACCGCTCACCGAACTCCTCGACCGCGAGGGTGCGTTCAACCCCGTGCGCTCGGCCCGGATCGGCCTGGAGCTGCTCGACGTGCTCCAGGCCGCACACGACGAGGGCATCACCCATGGCGAGCTCAGCCCCGGCCAGGTCTTCGTCCCGGAGGGCGGCCCGGTGATCGTCACCGGGTTCGGGCTGGCCGGGGCGACCCTGGTGCCCCGGCTCACGGCACCGTCGTACGCCTCGCCGGAGCAGGCCCGCGACGAGCGGATCGGCCCGGCCGCCGACCTGTGGGCACTGGGCGCGCTGCTGTACACGATGGTGGAGGGCCGGCCGCCGTACCGGGACCGGGGCAGGCCCGAGGCCACCTTGAAGGCGGTGGACCGGCTGCCGCTGCGCACCCCGCTGCGCGCGGGCCCGCTCAACCAGGCCGTGCAGGGGCTGCTGCGGAAGAGCTCGCGGGAGCGGCTGACCCGGCAGGTGGTCCGCGCGGCCCTGACCCGGGCGCTGGACGGCGACGGCGAGGCGGACCAGCCGGCGGCCCCCGTGCCCCGGCTGCGCGGTGTCCACCCGAGCGTGCGGCTCCCCGGCGGGGTGCACGGCAGACGGGTGCTGGCCGCCGGCAGCGCGCTGGCCGTGGTCACCGTGGCGGTCACCGCCCTGGCCGTCACCCACCAGCTGCCGGGCACCGGCACCGCCCACGCGCCGGACCGGCCCGCCACCTCCGCGGCACCGGTCACCCCGGCCGCCCCGGCCGAGCGGCCCTCCGTTTCCGCGAAGCCCACGCCGACCCCCACGCCGACCGCGTCGGCGGCGGCCCCGGCCGCGCTGCCCGCCGGATACCACCGCTACACGGCCCCGGAGGGCTTCTCGGTGGCACTGCCGGACGGCTGGAAGCGGCTCGTCACCACGCGCGTCACGGACTCCTACCGCATCACCTTCGGCACGGGCGGCTCCTCCCCCACGCTCGCCGTCACCTACAGCGAGCACGCCGGCCCGGACCCGGTCGCCGTCTGGCAGGACGACGTCGAACCGCACCTGGAGCGGCTCCCCGGCTACCAGGACGTGGCCGACGCACATGCCACGACCTATCGGGGCCACAAGGCCGCCGACCTGGAGTGGCTGTCGGGGACGGGGAGCGCCCGGGTGCACACCTTCGGGCGCGGCTTCCTGCTCGGCGGCGGGCGCAGCTTCTCGCTGCGTTTCACCACCCCGGCCGCGACCTGGGACGACGCCGCGAACCGGCTGGCGCTGAAGACGTTCCTGGCGACGTTCCGCGAGCCGCGGGACTGA
- a CDS encoding LLM class F420-dependent oxidoreductase — protein MVHIGYTMMTEQTGPRDLVDHLVRAEETGFDFSVISDHYFPWLRSQGHSSYAWSVLGAAAQATSRIPLMTFVTCPILRYHPAIVAQKAATVQLLSQGRFRLGLGAGENLNEHVVGGGWPPVDVRHEMLEEAVGIIRALFAGGHVTHHGPYYDVDSARLWDLPEQPPPIGIAVSGEQSCELAGHLADLVIATEPKPGLLAAFDRHGGSGKPRVGQLPVCYDPDRDTAVKRAHSQFRWFGLGWKVNAELPHPDSFESATRFVDEDDVAAAIPCGDDPDAFVDAVRPYAEAGFGEIALVQIGGDAQSAYLDWSAKTLLPALREAFG, from the coding sequence ATGGTGCACATCGGATACACGATGATGACGGAGCAGACCGGGCCCCGGGACCTCGTGGACCACCTCGTGCGGGCCGAGGAGACCGGCTTCGACTTCTCGGTGATCTCCGACCACTACTTTCCGTGGCTGCGCTCGCAGGGCCACTCCTCGTACGCGTGGAGTGTGCTGGGCGCCGCCGCCCAGGCCACCTCGCGGATCCCGCTGATGACCTTCGTGACCTGCCCCATCCTCCGCTACCACCCGGCGATCGTGGCGCAGAAGGCGGCCACGGTGCAGCTGCTGTCGCAGGGCAGGTTCCGGCTCGGCCTGGGCGCGGGCGAGAACCTGAACGAGCATGTGGTGGGCGGCGGCTGGCCCCCCGTGGACGTGCGGCACGAGATGCTCGAAGAGGCCGTGGGGATCATCCGCGCGCTGTTCGCCGGCGGTCATGTCACCCACCACGGGCCGTACTACGACGTGGACTCCGCCCGGCTGTGGGACCTGCCGGAGCAGCCGCCGCCGATCGGCATCGCCGTCTCCGGCGAGCAGTCCTGCGAGCTCGCCGGGCACCTCGCCGACCTGGTCATCGCGACCGAACCGAAGCCGGGGCTGCTGGCGGCCTTCGACCGGCACGGCGGCAGCGGCAAACCCCGTGTCGGTCAGCTGCCGGTCTGCTACGACCCCGACCGGGACACGGCCGTCAAGCGCGCCCACTCCCAGTTCCGCTGGTTCGGGCTCGGCTGGAAGGTGAACGCCGAGCTGCCGCACCCGGACTCCTTCGAGTCCGCGACCCGGTTCGTGGACGAGGACGACGTCGCCGCCGCGATCCCGTGCGGCGACGACCCGGACGCCTTCGTGGACGCCGTACGGCCCTACGCCGAGGCCGGGTTCGGGGAGATCGCCCTGGTGCAGATCGGCGGCGACGCACAGTCCGCGTACCTGGACTGGTCGGCGAAGACCCTGCTGCCCGCGCTGCGGGAAGCCTTCGGCTGA